One Candidatus Limnocylindrales bacterium genomic region harbors:
- a CDS encoding SRPBCC family protein, with translation MASKSPSKSKSTEKSSSIMQSIDVDVPVRTAYNQWTQFEEFPQFMQGVESVVQIDDDTLRWKAEIGGKTKEWTAQITEQTPDKRIAWTSTSGALNAGVVTFHRISDDQCRVALQMDYEPEGVVENVGDAIGVVEWNVRQNLERFKEFIESRGHETGAFRGKIDSPDDAASKSSHRH, from the coding sequence ATGGCTTCCAAGTCGCCTTCGAAATCAAAATCCACAGAGAAATCCAGCAGCATCATGCAGTCGATCGACGTCGACGTGCCGGTCCGCACCGCCTACAACCAGTGGACGCAGTTCGAGGAGTTCCCGCAGTTCATGCAGGGTGTCGAGAGCGTCGTGCAGATCGACGACGACACTCTGCGCTGGAAGGCCGAGATCGGCGGCAAGACCAAGGAATGGACCGCGCAGATCACCGAGCAGACCCCGGACAAACGCATTGCGTGGACGAGCACGAGCGGTGCGCTCAACGCCGGGGTCGTAACGTTCCATCGCATCTCGGACGACCAGTGCCGCGTGGCGCTGCAGATGGACTATGAGCCGGAAGGCGTCGTCGAAAACGTCGGCGACGCGATCGGCGTGGTCGAGTGGAACGTGCGGCAGAACCTCGAGCGCTTCAAGGAATTCATCGAATCGCGGGGCCACGAAACCGGCGCGTTCCGCGGCAAGATCGATTCGCCGGATGACGCGGCTTCCAAGTCGAGCCACCGACACTGA
- a CDS encoding aldehyde dehydrogenase family protein, with protein sequence MAATAANLVFDTSARDRIAAIPGRLRKTFRSGRTRPIAWRLEQLRAVEKLLRENSEALQKALASDLGKPALEAMAADIGMPLGEASLAIKNLSSWMRPKHVAQPLVQRPGKSWIQYDPLGVILIIAPWNYPVQLTFNPLVAAIAAGNCAVIKPSEMTPATSKLIAELVPKYLDNDCIAVVEGAVDETGVLLEQQFDHILYTGNGRVARIVMEAAAKHLTPVTLELGGKSPCIVMEDANLDVAAHRIAWGKWTNAGQTCTAPDYVLVHESVEKPLVDKLKAVLKEFYGENPRQSKDYPRIVSDRHVDRLAALIEDGTEVAAGGEHDRAERYFAPTILTGVKPDSKAMADEIFGPVLPMLTIGGIDQAIDFINDRDKPLALYVFTADSKVSDRVLTETSSGGACVNATLWHVANPNLPFGGVGPSGMGAYHGRWGFEALSHRKAVTDKPTSMDAKVAYPPYTKIKEWLVRKFM encoded by the coding sequence ATGGCTGCGACCGCTGCTAACCTCGTATTCGACACTTCGGCGCGCGACCGCATCGCGGCAATTCCTGGCAGACTGCGCAAAACGTTCCGCAGCGGCCGTACGCGGCCGATCGCATGGAGGCTCGAGCAGCTCCGCGCGGTCGAGAAGCTCCTGCGCGAAAACTCCGAAGCGCTGCAGAAGGCGCTCGCGTCCGACCTCGGCAAGCCCGCGCTCGAAGCGATGGCCGCCGACATCGGAATGCCGCTCGGCGAAGCATCGCTCGCGATCAAGAACCTCTCGAGCTGGATGCGGCCGAAGCACGTCGCGCAGCCGCTCGTGCAGCGTCCCGGCAAATCCTGGATCCAGTACGATCCGCTCGGCGTCATCCTGATCATCGCGCCGTGGAACTACCCGGTGCAGCTCACGTTCAATCCGCTCGTCGCGGCGATCGCTGCCGGCAACTGCGCGGTAATCAAGCCATCCGAAATGACGCCGGCAACCTCGAAGCTGATCGCGGAGCTGGTGCCGAAGTACCTCGACAACGACTGCATTGCGGTCGTCGAAGGCGCGGTAGACGAGACGGGCGTGCTCCTCGAGCAGCAGTTCGACCACATCCTCTACACCGGCAACGGCCGCGTGGCGCGCATCGTCATGGAAGCGGCCGCGAAGCACCTTACGCCGGTAACCCTCGAGCTCGGCGGCAAGAGCCCGTGCATCGTCATGGAGGACGCCAACCTCGATGTCGCGGCACACCGCATCGCGTGGGGGAAATGGACAAACGCCGGACAGACCTGCACGGCGCCCGACTACGTGCTCGTACACGAGAGCGTCGAGAAGCCGCTCGTCGACAAGCTCAAAGCCGTGCTAAAAGAGTTCTACGGCGAGAACCCGCGACAATCGAAGGACTATCCGCGCATCGTCAGCGACCGCCATGTCGATCGGCTCGCAGCGCTGATCGAAGACGGCACCGAGGTCGCGGCCGGCGGCGAGCACGACCGCGCCGAGCGCTACTTCGCACCGACGATTCTCACCGGCGTAAAGCCCGACTCCAAAGCGATGGCCGACGAGATCTTCGGACCGGTGCTTCCGATGCTGACGATCGGCGGCATCGACCAGGCGATCGACTTCATCAACGATCGCGACAAGCCGCTCGCGCTCTACGTCTTCACAGCCGACAGCAAGGTCTCCGATCGCGTGCTCACCGAGACCAGCTCGGGCGGTGCGTGCGTCAACGCGACGCTGTGGCACGTGGCCAATCCGAATCTTCCGTTCGGCGGCGTCGGTCCGAGCGGCATGGGCGCGTACCACGGGCGCTGGGGATTCGAGGCGCTGAGTCACCGCAAGGCTGTTACCGACAAACCCACGTCGATGGATGCCAAGGTCGCCTACCCTCCGTACACGAAGATCAAGGAGTGGCTCGTCCGCAAGTTCATGTAG
- a CDS encoding PQQ-dependent dehydrogenase, methanol/ethanol family: MKRLFLAPAGASGAVLAVLVGLALAHVSVAYAASETDFIPGAVADVIAASAARAATVARVNDARLRAADSEPGQWMTHGRTWAEERYSPLTSINSSTVARLGLAWAYEPGTHRGMEATPLVIDGVMYATGEWSRVYAVDARTGKPLWTYDPYVPGAKGRDACCDVVNRGVAAWEGKLYLGALDGRLICLDAATGKPLWEKQTTDTSRPYTITGAPRIVKGKVIIGNGGAEFGVRGYFSAYNAATGEMLWRFYTVPASTQGPFDTPELAAAAPTWSKDSAWDSGLGGTVWDSMAYDPELDLLYVGVGNASVYNREQRSPGGGDNLYLSSILAVRPDDGHLVWHYQTTPGDQWDYTATQHIILADIPFAKRAPDGKPELRHVLMQAPKNGFFYVLDRATGELLAADPYIDETWATGVDLKTGRPIERPEATWSKTEARVTPGISGGHNWHPMAYSPKSGLVYIPTFESVYSYKPDAEFHWAPGYINTSESWRGVAAELEGFEPFVSQNVSTHLTAWDPVRREQAWRVELGQGIPAGVLATAGDLVFQGTTWGKLRAYDAASGALVWEADTGTGIIAPPISYEVGGEQYIAVVAGLGGSAGGHFIKFPNSNPGRILAFKLDAHEALPPMPDTPIKPGMGDKPVEAPVIDASAEMLTRGRALYAYNCSRCHGLGVQASGLYPDLRHASKDVYASWNAIVLGGAFSSRGMASFADVLSPDDAEAIRAYVADRAHHQPGWIEWFAGLAGGRLRIPARWLAN; this comes from the coding sequence GTGAAGCGTCTTTTCCTTGCTCCTGCCGGCGCCTCCGGAGCCGTGCTTGCGGTGCTCGTCGGCCTCGCGCTCGCGCACGTGAGCGTCGCGTACGCCGCATCGGAAACCGATTTCATCCCGGGAGCCGTGGCCGACGTGATCGCTGCATCGGCGGCGCGCGCCGCCACCGTTGCGCGCGTCAACGATGCGCGGCTTCGCGCAGCCGATAGCGAGCCCGGCCAGTGGATGACGCACGGCCGCACGTGGGCCGAAGAGCGCTACAGCCCGCTCACTTCGATCAACTCTTCTACCGTCGCGAGGCTCGGCCTTGCGTGGGCTTACGAGCCCGGCACGCATCGCGGCATGGAAGCCACGCCGCTCGTGATCGACGGCGTGATGTACGCAACCGGCGAGTGGAGCCGGGTCTACGCGGTCGACGCGCGCACCGGAAAGCCGCTGTGGACGTACGATCCGTACGTGCCCGGAGCCAAGGGCCGCGACGCGTGCTGCGACGTCGTCAATCGCGGCGTCGCCGCGTGGGAGGGAAAGCTCTACCTCGGCGCGCTCGACGGGCGACTGATCTGCCTCGACGCTGCTACCGGAAAACCGCTCTGGGAAAAGCAGACGACCGACACGAGCCGGCCCTACACGATCACCGGCGCGCCGCGCATCGTAAAAGGCAAGGTCATCATCGGCAACGGCGGCGCCGAGTTCGGCGTGCGCGGATACTTCAGCGCGTACAACGCAGCCACCGGCGAGATGCTGTGGCGCTTCTACACGGTGCCGGCGAGCACGCAGGGTCCGTTCGATACTCCCGAGCTGGCTGCGGCTGCACCGACGTGGTCGAAAGATTCGGCGTGGGACTCCGGCCTCGGCGGCACGGTGTGGGATTCGATGGCGTATGATCCCGAGCTCGATCTCCTCTACGTCGGCGTCGGCAACGCGTCCGTCTACAACCGCGAGCAGAGGAGTCCGGGCGGCGGAGACAATCTCTATCTCTCGTCGATTCTCGCAGTGCGGCCCGACGACGGGCACCTTGTCTGGCATTACCAGACGACGCCCGGAGACCAGTGGGACTACACGGCCACGCAGCACATCATCCTTGCCGACATTCCGTTCGCGAAGCGCGCGCCCGACGGCAAACCGGAGCTCCGGCACGTGCTGATGCAGGCTCCGAAGAACGGCTTCTTCTACGTGCTCGACCGTGCGACCGGGGAGCTGCTGGCCGCCGATCCGTACATCGACGAGACGTGGGCAACCGGCGTCGATCTCAAGACCGGGCGGCCGATCGAGCGGCCGGAAGCAACCTGGTCGAAGACCGAAGCGCGCGTCACTCCCGGCATCTCGGGCGGACACAACTGGCATCCGATGGCGTACAGCCCGAAGAGCGGGCTCGTCTACATACCGACGTTCGAATCGGTCTACTCGTACAAGCCCGACGCCGAGTTCCACTGGGCGCCGGGCTACATCAACACGAGCGAAAGCTGGCGCGGCGTCGCCGCCGAGCTCGAAGGCTTCGAGCCGTTCGTCTCGCAGAACGTCTCGACGCATCTGACGGCGTGGGATCCCGTGCGCCGCGAGCAGGCGTGGCGCGTCGAGCTCGGCCAGGGAATTCCGGCGGGCGTGCTTGCGACCGCCGGCGATCTCGTCTTCCAGGGAACGACGTGGGGCAAGCTTCGCGCGTACGACGCAGCAAGCGGTGCGCTCGTCTGGGAAGCCGACACCGGCACCGGCATCATCGCGCCGCCGATCAGCTATGAAGTCGGCGGCGAGCAGTACATCGCGGTCGTCGCGGGGCTCGGCGGCTCGGCCGGCGGGCACTTCATCAAGTTTCCCAATTCGAATCCGGGCCGGATCCTTGCGTTCAAGCTCGACGCGCACGAAGCACTGCCGCCGATGCCGGACACTCCGATCAAGCCGGGAATGGGCGACAAGCCCGTCGAAGCTCCGGTCATCGACGCGTCAGCCGAGATGCTCACTCGCGGACGCGCGCTCTATGCGTACAACTGCTCGCGCTGCCACGGGCTCGGAGTTCAGGCGAGCGGGCTTTATCCGGACCTTCGCCACGCGTCGAAAGACGTCTACGCGTCGTGGAATGCGATCGTGCTCGGCGGTGCGTTCTCGTCGCGCGGCATGGCGTCGTTCGCCGACGTGCTGAGCCCCGACGACGCCGAAGCGATCCGCGCCTACGTAGCCGACCGCGCACACCATCAGCCCGGATGGATCGAATGGTTCGCCGGCCTCGCCGGCGGCCGCCTGAGAATCCCCGCCCGCTGGCTCGCGAACTGA
- a CDS encoding 3-isopropylmalate dehydrogenase has protein sequence MHKIAVLGGDGTGPEVVDEALKVLNAASKVCGFKYETTPFDFGGDRYMRTGEVLPDTATSDLRGFDAILLGAIGHPDVKPGILEKGILLRLRFELDLYINLRPVKLYPGVETPLANKGPKDIDFVVVRENTEGLYAGAGGNLRRGTPHEVAVQESINTRMGVERCLRYAFDYTRKRNARKTLTLCGKTNVLTYAFDLWERAFHEIGDADYTDIKRDYAHVDATCMWMVKNPEWFDVIVTDNMFGDIITDLGAMIQGGMGIAAGGNIHPGKVSMFEPIGGSAPKYTGLGVINPMAAIAAAQMMLSELGEDDAANRIERAIAYVAAEKLQSMNAGKMGYSTSQVGDLVADAVATNTGR, from the coding sequence TTGCACAAGATTGCGGTTCTAGGCGGCGACGGCACCGGTCCCGAGGTCGTCGACGAAGCCCTGAAGGTCCTCAACGCGGCCTCCAAAGTCTGCGGCTTCAAGTACGAAACGACTCCCTTCGACTTCGGCGGTGACCGCTACATGCGCACCGGCGAGGTCCTTCCCGACACCGCCACGAGCGACCTGCGCGGCTTCGATGCGATCCTGCTCGGCGCCATCGGCCATCCAGACGTCAAGCCCGGCATCCTGGAGAAAGGCATCCTGCTGCGCCTTCGCTTCGAGCTCGACCTCTACATCAACCTGAGGCCGGTCAAGCTCTACCCCGGCGTCGAGACGCCGCTGGCCAACAAGGGTCCGAAAGACATCGACTTCGTCGTCGTGCGCGAGAACACCGAAGGCCTCTACGCGGGCGCGGGCGGAAATCTTCGTCGCGGGACGCCGCACGAAGTGGCCGTGCAGGAATCGATCAACACGCGCATGGGCGTCGAGCGCTGCCTGCGCTACGCGTTCGATTACACGCGCAAGAGGAACGCCCGCAAGACGCTGACCCTTTGCGGGAAGACCAACGTGCTGACCTACGCGTTCGACCTGTGGGAACGCGCGTTCCACGAGATCGGCGACGCCGACTACACCGACATCAAGCGCGACTACGCGCACGTCGACGCGACGTGCATGTGGATGGTCAAGAACCCGGAGTGGTTCGACGTGATCGTCACCGACAACATGTTCGGCGACATCATCACCGATCTCGGCGCGATGATTCAGGGCGGCATGGGGATCGCGGCGGGCGGCAACATCCATCCGGGCAAGGTTTCGATGTTCGAGCCGATCGGCGGGTCGGCGCCGAAGTACACCGGGCTCGGCGTGATCAATCCGATGGCGGCGATTGCCGCTGCGCAGATGATGCTGTCGGAGCTCGGCGAGGATGATGCAGCGAACCGCATCGAGCGCGCGATCGCTTACGTTGCGGCCGAGAAGCTGCAGTCGATGAACGCCGGCAAGATGGGCTACTCGACCTCGCAGGTCGGCGACCTCGTCGCCGACGCCGTCGCCACCAACACCGGCCGCTGA
- a CDS encoding nitroreductase/quinone reductase family protein: MNIPAKKSTLKLTHFGRKSGKPFDVTIWFVVIGGELWIGSLDESRNWVKNLRATGRARIDFGSGPQDVVTEFCDGAHDKARYREAIASKYPVLSRIIGLFVRGKTNAVFRVREK, from the coding sequence ATGAACATCCCCGCGAAGAAGAGCACGCTCAAGCTCACGCATTTCGGCCGCAAGAGCGGCAAGCCGTTCGACGTGACGATCTGGTTCGTCGTAATCGGCGGCGAGCTTTGGATCGGCAGCCTCGACGAGAGCCGGAACTGGGTGAAGAACCTGCGCGCCACCGGCCGCGCGCGCATCGACTTCGGCTCCGGCCCGCAGGACGTCGTGACCGAGTTCTGCGACGGCGCGCACGACAAGGCCCGCTACCGCGAAGCGATCGCGTCCAAGTATCCCGTCCTCAGCCGCATCATCGGCCTCTTCGTCCGCGGCAAAACCAACGCCGTCTTCCGCGTCCGCGAAAAATAG
- a CDS encoding aminotransferase class III-fold pyridoxal phosphate-dependent enzyme encodes MTRSDWQHPIGDELYERAKRVIPGGIYGHQSPVYLVDGAFPRFLCEAEGCRVRDADGHEYVDFLCSYGPMVLGYRDAVVEAAAERQRRLCDSGNLPAPNMVELAEKLVSITAGADWAMFAKNGSDVCTWALAVARRATRRDLVAMVEGTYHGVHGWCNPARRGFPDGERSGIVTFPWNDAGALEELFRKYDGRIAGVIATPFRHEARHDSVMPGEGFLQAIRELSTRHSAVMISDDVRAGFRLSLAGSMHHFGVTPDMTVYSKAIANGYPLSVMLGSDALRKAAEDVFVTGTFFTQAVPIAAAIATIGEIEKRSAIEHMDRVGRRLCGGLTARARAAGLAVTISGPPSIPFLSFVADEGRLERSRTFAAVAASHGAFFHPAHNWFVSAAHQDADIDFALDAAEAAMAAVAREHGKDAR; translated from the coding sequence ATGACCAGAAGCGACTGGCAGCATCCGATCGGCGACGAGCTCTACGAGCGCGCGAAGCGCGTGATCCCGGGCGGGATCTACGGCCATCAAAGTCCGGTCTATCTGGTCGACGGAGCGTTCCCGCGATTCCTCTGCGAGGCCGAAGGCTGCCGCGTCCGCGACGCCGATGGCCACGAGTACGTCGACTTCCTGTGCTCGTACGGACCGATGGTGCTCGGCTACCGCGATGCGGTCGTCGAAGCTGCGGCCGAGCGTCAGCGCCGCCTGTGCGACAGCGGCAATCTTCCGGCGCCGAACATGGTCGAGCTTGCCGAGAAGCTGGTGTCGATCACGGCCGGCGCAGACTGGGCGATGTTCGCCAAGAACGGCTCGGACGTCTGCACGTGGGCGCTTGCGGTTGCACGCCGCGCGACGCGGCGCGACCTCGTGGCGATGGTCGAAGGCACGTACCACGGTGTTCACGGATGGTGCAATCCGGCGCGGCGCGGGTTTCCCGACGGCGAGCGCAGCGGCATCGTCACGTTCCCGTGGAACGATGCGGGTGCGCTCGAAGAGCTGTTCCGCAAATACGACGGCCGCATCGCCGGCGTAATCGCGACGCCGTTCCGCCACGAAGCGCGCCATGACAGCGTGATGCCGGGCGAAGGCTTCCTGCAGGCGATTCGCGAGCTTTCGACGCGTCACAGCGCAGTGATGATCTCCGACGACGTGCGCGCCGGGTTTCGCCTGAGCCTTGCCGGCTCGATGCATCACTTCGGCGTGACGCCGGACATGACGGTTTACTCCAAGGCAATCGCCAACGGCTATCCGCTGTCGGTGATGCTCGGGTCGGATGCGCTTCGCAAAGCCGCCGAGGACGTGTTCGTGACCGGAACGTTCTTTACGCAGGCGGTTCCGATCGCGGCTGCGATCGCGACCATCGGCGAGATCGAGAAGCGCTCGGCGATCGAGCACATGGATCGCGTCGGGCGGCGTCTTTGCGGCGGGCTCACGGCGCGCGCGCGGGCGGCGGGCCTCGCCGTTACGATCAGCGGCCCGCCGTCGATCCCGTTTCTCAGTTTCGTTGCCGACGAGGGACGGCTCGAGCGCAGCCGCACGTTTGCGGCCGTGGCCGCATCACACGGAGCGTTTTTTCACCCCGCCCACAACTGGTTCGTTTCGGCCGCGCACCAGGACGCCGACATCGACTTCGCGCTCGACGCAGCCGAAGCGGCAATGGCCGCCGTGGCCCGCGAACATGGAAAGGACGCACGATGA
- a CDS encoding BolA family protein, with amino-acid sequence MHTGNVMDVLIQKLTRALAPVRLEIEDESESHRGHKGASGGGHFRVFVVSAAFEGKGLVARHRLVYDAVADEMTGLVHALALQTLTPEEDAAQQAKDAANEAESRLVTGI; translated from the coding sequence ATGCACACCGGCAACGTCATGGACGTACTGATCCAAAAGCTCACCCGGGCGCTCGCACCGGTCCGGCTCGAGATCGAAGACGAGAGCGAGAGCCACCGCGGGCACAAGGGTGCGAGCGGCGGAGGTCACTTCCGAGTGTTCGTCGTGTCGGCTGCGTTCGAAGGCAAGGGGCTGGTTGCGCGCCATCGGCTCGTCTACGACGCGGTCGCCGACGAGATGACCGGCCTCGTGCACGCGCTCGCGCTGCAGACGCTGACGCCCGAGGAAGATGCTGCGCAGCAGGCAAAAGACGCAGCCAACGAAGCCGAGAGCCGGCTCGTCACCGGCATCTGA
- a CDS encoding rhomboid family intramembrane serine protease, producing the protein MSKARVVVRDHLSAEGARRAVLALVAVGLDAEAHRNGASIAAPTGLAATTTTPPFSWQVSVAEDEVAAALPVLADDYVSNTAPPAAPPQGLLDAREGIWTWQNASGSLVIAVACVFIHLVVHGGAGPSPHSRMLSSGAIAPWLVSQREWWRLVTAVFLHFDIKHLVGNMAALFFLGPPLAATIGQGRLVSLFVVTGVLGNVASQIFGEEAAIKAGASGGICGLLGALAGVALATMAASSDARERRPAWQTLGALVALFGMIVGFEPGRDHYAHVGGLVAGIALGRVFGVRSQDRSVSSQETSA; encoded by the coding sequence ATGAGCAAGGCCAGGGTCGTCGTGCGGGATCACCTGTCGGCCGAAGGGGCCCGGCGCGCCGTGCTCGCTCTCGTCGCCGTCGGTCTTGATGCCGAAGCGCATCGGAACGGAGCTTCGATCGCTGCGCCAACCGGGCTCGCAGCCACGACGACGACGCCACCTTTTTCCTGGCAGGTATCCGTTGCAGAGGACGAGGTCGCGGCCGCCCTGCCCGTCCTCGCAGACGACTACGTCTCGAACACCGCGCCGCCGGCCGCGCCTCCGCAGGGCCTGCTCGATGCGCGCGAAGGAATCTGGACGTGGCAGAACGCGTCGGGAAGCCTCGTGATCGCCGTCGCGTGCGTGTTCATCCATCTCGTGGTCCACGGCGGCGCCGGGCCGTCACCGCATTCGCGCATGCTCAGCTCCGGCGCGATCGCACCGTGGCTCGTCAGCCAGCGCGAGTGGTGGCGCCTCGTCACAGCCGTATTCCTGCATTTCGACATCAAGCATCTGGTCGGCAACATGGCAGCGCTGTTCTTCCTCGGCCCGCCGCTGGCGGCGACGATCGGCCAGGGACGGCTGGTGTCGCTGTTCGTCGTCACCGGAGTGCTCGGCAACGTGGCGAGCCAGATCTTCGGCGAGGAGGCTGCGATCAAAGCAGGAGCCTCGGGCGGAATCTGCGGCCTGCTCGGCGCGCTGGCCGGAGTTGCGCTCGCGACGATGGCGGCGTCGTCCGATGCGCGCGAGCGTCGGCCGGCGTGGCAGACGCTCGGCGCGCTGGTTGCGCTGTTCGGCATGATCGTCGGCTTCGAGCCGGGGCGCGACCACTACGCGCACGTCGGCGGACTGGTCGCGGGCATTGCGCTCGGGCGCGTGTTCGGCGTGCGCTCGCAGGACCGTAGCGTGAGCTCGCAGGAGACTTCCGCATGA
- a CDS encoding DUF1329 domain-containing protein yields MKLCALVAVVLFALARTACAEDAPATNPGATGFSAAARAGEPPPGTIVASDNLEKWKEFLPPSIQWAVDRGMRIEVVEGRDIPLEPKRLEATQKYHSQAKLSPDKNQVLNYVAGLPFPLSDERDPDAAIKLIFNYENRIVVDDLDVRNFECDTGSIDDKRGISIERHFLIGHFRRLYYVSRLYHEPMPTWPTNDGIRYREVLHPIIEPFDLKGVGLTYTRHLDPSRQDDSWLYYPLLKRVRRLSSAQRSDALFGQDADIDSYGGYAGNPAWMDWKLVGTKRVLAPMHTRNFPAVWSKGGANFLFDDTWEMRDVYIIEGVSRIPDYAYSKRVIYLDRHSFVIPYTEMYDQKGALWKAWVNQWKIGHKPFPGATVAVYDYDQQFIPALSIFDMQLHHATRCLLPSPSVAGEEGWYFNFGPDGGTVEEVFTVSSIIASGR; encoded by the coding sequence ATGAAGCTGTGCGCGCTCGTTGCGGTCGTTCTGTTCGCGTTGGCGCGCACTGCCTGTGCCGAAGACGCGCCGGCGACCAATCCCGGCGCCACCGGTTTTTCCGCTGCGGCGCGCGCCGGCGAGCCGCCCCCAGGCACAATCGTCGCGAGCGACAATCTCGAGAAGTGGAAGGAGTTCCTGCCGCCGTCGATCCAGTGGGCCGTCGACCGCGGGATGCGAATCGAAGTCGTCGAAGGCCGCGACATCCCGCTCGAGCCGAAGCGGCTCGAAGCAACCCAGAAGTACCATTCGCAAGCGAAGCTCTCGCCGGACAAGAACCAGGTCCTCAACTACGTGGCCGGGCTTCCGTTCCCGCTGTCGGACGAGCGCGATCCGGACGCGGCGATCAAGCTCATCTTCAACTACGAGAACCGCATCGTCGTCGACGACCTCGATGTCCGCAACTTCGAGTGCGACACCGGCAGCATCGACGACAAGCGCGGAATCTCGATCGAACGTCACTTCCTGATCGGTCATTTCCGCCGGCTGTACTACGTGAGCCGCCTCTACCACGAGCCGATGCCGACGTGGCCGACCAACGACGGCATCCGCTACCGCGAAGTCCTGCATCCGATCATCGAGCCGTTCGACCTGAAGGGCGTCGGCCTCACTTATACCCGTCATCTCGATCCGTCGCGTCAGGACGACAGCTGGCTCTACTATCCGCTGCTCAAGCGCGTGCGCCGGCTTTCGTCGGCGCAGCGGTCCGATGCTCTGTTCGGCCAGGACGCCGACATCGACAGCTACGGCGGCTACGCCGGAAATCCTGCGTGGATGGACTGGAAGCTCGTCGGCACCAAGCGCGTGCTGGCGCCGATGCACACCCGCAACTTCCCGGCCGTGTGGTCCAAGGGCGGCGCCAACTTCCTGTTCGACGACACGTGGGAGATGCGCGACGTGTATATCATCGAAGGCGTCTCGCGCATTCCCGACTACGCGTACTCGAAGCGCGTGATCTATCTCGACCGCCATAGCTTCGTGATCCCGTACACCGAGATGTACGACCAGAAAGGCGCGCTGTGGAAGGCCTGGGTCAACCAGTGGAAGATCGGCCACAAGCCCTTCCCCGGGGCCACCGTCGCGGTCTACGACTACGATCAGCAGTTCATCCCGGCGCTCAGCATCTTCGACATGCAGCTGCACCATGCCACGCGATGCCTGCTGCCATCGCCGAGCGTCGCCGGCGAGGAAGGCTGGTATTTCAACTTCGGACCCGACGGAGGAACCGTTGAGGAGGTCTTCACCGTTTCGAGCATCATCGCTTCGGGGCGCTGA
- a CDS encoding urate hydroxylase PuuD — MDFALFTLDPAFRWLHILAGIVWIGHLYFFNFVNGPFAATMNADTKKLVVPELMPRALYWFRWGAAWTWVTGVLLLLIVFYHGHLVQMSMISLVCLALTFGGFAIYEAIMTTSIISDVKMKYAVCYVLIAIATFIMSINAGFGERAYNIHIGAMLGTTMAFNVWFRIWPAQQQIITAVKNGQAPDAALVAMAGLRSRHNTYMSAALVWTMIGSHTAGFLANVPPFSMRRELVLLMMILVAWHVVFQLYKRAAKVKGF, encoded by the coding sequence ATGGATTTTGCCCTGTTCACACTCGATCCGGCGTTCCGGTGGCTGCACATCCTGGCCGGCATCGTCTGGATCGGACATCTCTATTTCTTCAATTTCGTCAACGGCCCGTTCGCCGCGACGATGAACGCCGACACCAAGAAGCTCGTCGTTCCGGAGCTGATGCCGCGGGCGCTCTACTGGTTCCGCTGGGGCGCCGCATGGACGTGGGTCACCGGCGTGCTGCTGCTCCTGATCGTCTTCTACCACGGCCACCTCGTCCAGATGTCGATGATATCGCTGGTCTGCCTTGCCCTCACGTTCGGCGGTTTCGCGATCTATGAGGCCATCATGACGACGTCGATCATCAGCGACGTCAAGATGAAGTACGCCGTGTGCTACGTGCTGATCGCGATCGCCACGTTCATCATGAGCATCAATGCGGGCTTCGGCGAGCGCGCGTACAACATCCATATCGGCGCGATGCTCGGCACCACGATGGCGTTCAACGTCTGGTTCCGGATCTGGCCCGCGCAGCAGCAGATCATCACCGCCGTCAAGAACGGCCAGGCTCCCGACGCGGCGCTCGTCGCCATGGCGGGGCTGCGCTCACGTCACAACACGTACATGTCGGCGGCGCTCGTCTGGACGATGATCGGCAGCCACACGGCCGGGTTCCTCGCCAACGTCCCGCCGTTCAGCATGCGCCGCGAGCTCGTGCTGCTGATGATGATCCTCGTTGCATGGCACGTCGTCTTCCAACTCTACAAGCGTGCCGCCAAGGTCAAAGGCTTCTAG